Part of the Bacillus sp. THAF10 genome is shown below.
CCACTGAGAACTGCTACAAATAATGCTGAAAGTGGACCAACTACTAATAAGTTCATGCCTCTCATCGTTAAAATAATTAATAATGCCAAACCACCGATCAGACCAATCATACTCCACATGTTTCTTTCCCCCTTTGTTTTTCGTCAGTAAACGCTTACAAATTTCCTCATGTAACGTACCGACTATTGTTGTCTTCCGAAATCATTAATGCAAGAAGCGTGCCAACTTGCAATTCTAATTGTTTCAATATTTCGAACAAAAAGTTATTCCAAGATTCTGGACAAAAAAGCAGACAGACCCTTGAATACAAAGGAGTCCAGAAATCTGGATTGATTTCCGAGATTCTGGACTAATTAGAGTTGATATTTTTTTATCTTTTCATAAAGACTTGATTTACTAATTCCGAGTTGTTTGGCCGTTTGATATTTGTCTTGCTGCATTTTTTCTAGTGTTTGGATGATTGCTTGTTTTTCTGCATCTTCCAATGTTTCTTTTAGCGTATTCGAGCCTAAAGGAAGAGCAAAGGCATTTGTTACATAGTCAGGAAGTGCCTCAAGAGAAAGCTTTGCACCTGTGGAAAGATGAACAGCAGCTTGTATGACATTTTCAAGCTCCCGTATATTTCCAGGCCATCGGTAACGTGATAATGATTGCAATGCATCTTCGGTTACTCCTGAGATCCTTCGACCTGTTCGCTTGCATATTTTTTCAATAAAATGCCCTACTAGCATAGGAATATCTTCGGTTCTTTCTCGCAATGAAGGAATTTCAAACGGGATAACATGAATTCGATAGTATAGATCTTCTCGGAAGCGTTTTTCCTCCATCATCTTTTCTAGTGGTCGATTTGTCGCTGCAATGACCCGTACGTTAACTTGGATTGGTTTGGTAGCTCCAATCGGTTCAACTTCTCCTTCTTGGAGTGCGCGCAATAGTTTTATTTGCATAGGCAGGGACATATCGCCAATCTCATCGAGAAATAGTGTGCCACCATCCGCTAACTGGAATTTCCCCTTTTTGCCACCTTTTTTCGCTCCCGTAAAGGCACCTTCTTCATAACCAAAAAGCTCGGACTCCAATAAATGTTCAGGAATGGCCGCACAGTTTAATTTGATAAATGGCATCTGGCTTCGGTTACTGAGCTGATGAATACTATGGGCAAAAAGCTCCTTTCCTGTCCCGCTTTCCCCACGTATTAAGACGGAAACATCGCTTGCTGCGATTTGTTTAACTTTGTCTTTTAATAGCTTAATAAGTTTGGAGTTTCCGATAATATCTTCTAGTGTATATTTGACACCCGTCTGCTGCTCATATTCCTGCAAGTAATTACGGATACGGCCGAGCATGCTTTTAACGTGGGTGTTCATCTTGTCCCATTCACTTGTGTCGCGGAAAATAACGGTTCCATAGGCACCAATGACGTTTCCTTCTTTATCAAAGATGGGAACGCGATTGGCAATCATATAGTTGCCCTTAATGTACTGAAGGTCCGCAAGCTCTTCCTTCCCATTCTTCACGACTTCATGCATTCTCGTGTTTTCAATCACTTCTGTCACATGCATACCAATCACTTTTTTATTATCCACACCAATAAATTTGCAGTAGCTATCGTTCATGTATATGATATGTCCCTCATGGTTCACAACGACAATCCACTCAAACGCATTAGCGATAATGGTGTCCATCATTTCTTCTGTTAATAAGCTTTCTTTGACTCCCATCTTTACCCCTCCTGCTTAACTAGCCTTAATATATCACAAAACTCTGACGATTGTGGGAGCGATTACATAAATACATTTTTTACAAGTCTGGTAGAATAGAAGTAACTATATTCTGATCGTGAGGAATGCACCATGCCTGATTGGTCCTACCATGGGATTTTTTCTCCCATTTTAAAAAAACTACCACCAAAAACATCAAGAGAGCTTATTCATAAAAGCATGAATTCCATTGCTTCATTGCCATTTGGGTTAGGTTACCTCATCATTAATTTCTTAGGAAGAGAGGAGAGTCATCCTTCTCTAAAAAGGACAACACTTGGAATGGAATTTGCTAATCCCATTGGTCTATCTGGAGAAATTGATCCTAATCTTTCTGGCTTAAGGGCCTTTACTCACTTAGGTTTTGGTTTTTTAGAAATTGGTCCGGTAAGAATGACGAAAAATGAAGAAGTTTGCTCTCCAAGTATTGATTATGAAAAGAAACGAATTCAATTTTCTGAAGAAACGGTAGACCTAGAAACCACTAAAAGAATGTTACAGCGCCTAACCAAGAAACAGCCTATTTTCGCTTGCTTAGAAGGAACAAAAAGTGAAGTTCAGATAATGGCGTTAGCCTTAGAGCCCTTTGTGAATGGGTTTATTGTCAAATCTCCAGAGATCTACTCACTCTCAGATAAACCGATCCTTCTTTCTACAAAATCTATCGCGGGGAGTGAACCTTCAAAGTTTGATGGTATCGTGTTAGAGGAATCTCTAGGGTTTGATCAGCTATGTCAAGATGTGAAAACTTTACGGGCAAAAGAATTCAAGGGAAGTATTCTTACTTCTGGTGGAATCATTGAGCCTTATCAAGCAATTCATTTAATAGAAGCTGGAGCAGATTTAATTCTGTTAAAAGAAGGCTACGTGTTTTCTGGACCTGGACTTCCAAAACGAATAAAAGAAGGACTTTTACAGAAAAACAATATGGAAATACAAGTTCAGCCAGGATGGTTCGCTTATTGGTTATTTGGGTTATTTATTATATTTGGAGGATTGTTAGCTTTGTTTTTTAGCTTAACCTCTATCATTCTTCCATATGATGAGTATTTTTTGGCTATGAAAAAAGAAGAGCTTTGGGCTTTTAACGAACGAATAATGAATTTTATGGCACATGACCGAATGACACTTGCAGGAACGATGATTTCAGGTGGAATCGTCTATATGCAGCTAGCAAAGCATGGGGTAAAAAAGAGATTAAAGTGGGCAAAACAAGCCATTGATATCGCTGCAATCTTAGGATTTCTTGGGATTTTTGCATTTATTGGGTATGGTTATTTTGACTGGTTACATCTACTATTTTGGCTAATATTACTACCTTTTTATCTCTATGGGTTTTGGAAGACTACAGGCATTAATGGCACTCCGACGTCATTTAACCTTCGGAATAATCGGATATGGCGTATTGGAATCTATGGTCAACTAGCATTTGTACTTTTAGGGTTTTCGTTTGTAGCAGGTGGAATCATTATTTCTTGGATTGGCGTTACTTCTGTGTTTGTTTCTACAGATATACAATTTATTTGCATGCCCCCAGAGATGTTAGAAAGCTTTAATCAACAATTAATTCCAGTAATTGCTCATGATCGGGCTGGATTTGGGAGCGCCTTACTCAGTGTAGGACTGCTAGTATTAATGCTTGGATTATGGGGATATCAACAAGGAAACAATTGGGTATGGTGGACATTTCTAATCGGAGGTATCCCTGCTTTTTTTGCAGGTATTTACATACATTTTTCAATTGGCTATACAACGTTTATCCATTTGGCTCCTGCATATTTTGCCCTATTCCTATATATTATCGGGTTATCTCTTTCTTATAAGTACCTTGTTCAGAGCAAGTAAATGTCTTCTTAACCGGGACTTAAGTTATATTGAAATAACACTTTTGCGTTGATATTATTAAACAGAATTTTTAAAAACTATAGATTAGAGGGAGATGAAACGTATGAAAAAATTAAGAAAAGTTGTCATTGCTGTTATGGCAGTATTTGCACTTACTTTTGGAAGTTTTGTTGCATCCGACTCTATTCATTCTGCAGAAGCTGCCAAAACCGCAAGCACCATCGGTTCCACTTCTACAGGTAGCGATTGGAAAAGCGGCAACACTGGCTTCACAGCAGGTTGTGCTGTTTCTGAATGGCTTGGAATTTTCAAATGTCACTCCTCTCAGGTGCCATGGTAAAAGTATTAATGCACAAAAAAATCCCCCACGCTCAAAAAATGAGTATGGGGGTTTCTTTTTAAACCATCACTTTACAAATATCATTCGTAAATTCAACTGGATCCTCAATTGGAAGACCTTCAATTAGCAAGGCCTGGCTGTAGAGTAGGTTTGTGTATAACGCAAGCTTCTCACGGTCAGCTTCATGCGCATTTTTCAGTGACGCGAACACTTCATGGTTCGTGTTAATTTCTAGCACTTTGTTTGCTTTTACGTTTTGGTTGTCCGGCATCTGGCTGAGGATTTTCTCCATCTCAATGGTGACTTCTCCTTCAGAGGATAAGCAGACTGGATGGGTTTTCAAGCGTTTAGACACCTTCACAGCCGAAACTTTGTCAGCTAGGATTTCCTTCATCGCTTCAAACAGATCTTTGTTTGCTTCCTGCTCGGATTCTGTTTGTTTATCATCCTCTTCTGAATCAATCCCTAAATCGCCACTGGAAACATTTTTGAACTCTTTTTCTTTATAGTTCATCAGCATTTTAATGGCAAACTCGTCAATGTCCTCTGTGAAGTACAGAATTTCATAGCCCTTGTCTGACACAAGCTCTGTTTGTGGAAGCTTTTCGATTCGTTCTTTAGACGCACCTGTTGCGTAGTAGATATACTTTTGGTCCTCTTTCATGCGAGAAACGTATTCGTCTAACGTTACTAGCTTCTTCTCAGTAGAAGAGTAGAACATAATTAAATCCTGTAGCTGTTCTTTATTCGCACCAAAATCAGCATAAACGCCATATTTCAACTGGCGACCGAAGCTTTCAAAGAATGTCACATACTTCTCACGCTCATCCTTTAGCATGCTAAGTAGGGCACTCTTGATTTTCTTGGCAAGGTTTTTGGCAATAAATTTCAATTGGCGATCCTGCTGTAGCATTTCACGTGAAATGTTTAAAGAAAGGTCCTCAGAATCTACCAACCCTTTTACAAAGCTGAAGTGGTCTGGTAATAGATCCGCACATTTATTCATAATCAGCACACCGCTTGAGTATAGCTCTAAGCCTTTTTCAAATTCCTTTGAGTAGTAGTCAAATGGAATACTCTCTGGAATGTACAGGATGGAGTTATAACGAATTGTCCCATCTACACTGATATGAAGATGCTTTAATGGCTTATCAAAACCATAGTGCTTTTCATTGTAAAATTTCTCGTAATCTTCGTCTGTAAGCTCCGATTTATTTTTACGCCAGATCGGCACCATGCTGTTGATCGTTTGTTCTTCTGTTACTTCCTCAAGCTCCTCTTCGTTATCCGCTTTTGGTTTTGAGGTTGTCACATCCATCTTGATTGGATAGCGGATAAAATCAGAATACTTTTTGATGATTGCTTTTAAGCGGTACTCTTCTAAGTACTCATCAAAGTTCTCATCCTCTGTATTTTCTTTTATTTTCAGTACAATTTCCGTTCCGACCGTATCTTTTTCAGCCGGTTCCAACGTATAGCCATCTGCACCTTCTGACTCCCATTTAAATGCTTCGTCATTACCGAGTGCTTTACTAGTGACGGTTACAACATCCGCCACCATGAATGCTGCATAAAAACCAACGCCGAATTGGCCGATGATGTCATGGCCATCTTTGATTTCGTTTTCCTTTTTGAAAGCAAGGGAGCCACTTTTTGCAATTACCCCAAGGTTTGCTTCTAGCTCTTCCTTCGTCATTCCGATACCAGTATCTGTAATCGTTAGTGTTCTCGCCTCTTTGTTTCGTGTTACTTTTACAAAGTAGTTGTCCTTATCAAATGTCAAAGAGTCGTCTGTAAGTGCACGGTAATAAATCTTATCCATTGCATCACTTGCATTGGAAATAAGCTCACGCAAAAATACTTCACGCTGAGAGTAGATGGAGTTGATCATCATTTCTAGGAGTCTCTTTGATTCTGCTTGGAATTCTTTCTTCATGCTCTGATTTCTCCTTCCAAATATGTATGCTATTATTTTAGCACTCTAAACATCAGAGTGCTAATGCTCTATAAAATAATTATCATATTTGGATAAAATATGTCAACATAAAAACAAAAAGCTGGTGCTCTTTTTTCATAGAGTACCAGCTCGTCTATTTATCGTTGTGGTTTTCGTCTCATCCATTGGGTCGCGGCCCATTTATCGCCTTTGGTTATTGGTGCGCCGCCATGGAGCGTTAACTCATTTAGGCGCTGTTCATCATAAAAATATTCGAAGTAAACAGCTGTTCCCTTTTTGGCAGCTACCGAGAAATTCAGCTTGGGAAAATAGGTTTCTCCACCTTCTTCTACATCATTTAAATACATCACAAGGGTGCTTATTCTAGGGTTTTTGACAGGGCGATGAATAGAGGTAAAATAGTCATAATGCGCCTTGTATTCCTGTCCTATTTGATAGTTTAGGATTTGCAAGCCGTCACCATGCTCCACTGGTACTCCCATAATTTGTGCCACTCTTTTTTCAATTCGCTCTATAAATTCGTTCTCTCCGTCTTCAAAAAACATACTGCTGCTTGTGCGGAGCTCATCTATTTCGCGAGAGTTGCCAATTTTTGAACGCTGTAGTCTGTCCTTTGATAGCTGTATTAGTTGATCACATTCAACGTCACTTAAAACATTTCCTAAAACGACGATGAGCGGCTCTTCTACCTTAGCAATCACTTGTATTTCCCTATCATCCGTAAAAATGGTTGTCCCTTCATGTGGAAAAATAGCTTGTTCTTTTAGCGCTGTATTTTTCGTATTCAATTTTTTCATCGACCTCTTTAATTTTATAATATTCGGAATGTTTTGGAGAAAAATATAAAACTATGAATCTAATTTATCTAATTTTACACTGCCGTCATGAAAAAAAGAAGTATCTTTCTGTTTCCAAAGAACAAAAGCGCAATGCGCCCGCTTTGCGACGTACAAACTTTGTCTAGTTGCAGCGGCTGAACGAGCCGCTTCACTTTTCGTGGCACTGAGCCGTATGAGATAAAGAAAACACGAAGAGCGGAAGCTTTTTCGTGTTGCCTTATCGTAAGGAGGCGAGGGAAGTTTGCTAGTCGCTGGCGCATGGAGCTGGACGCTGCTACTTTTGTTCCAAATATCCACAGACATTTTTTTATAATTTCCTAATCAACTAGAAAAACACAGTGCTACTTTTTAAGTAAACACTGTGTTTCATCTCAAGAGGCGCTTTTGGATAATGAGTGGACGGCCTCAGGTGTTTTCTTTAATTTTCGGTCGTATATCGATGTAGTGAAAATCGCCACTAGCACTAAGGCCATTAACACCCCAAACAGCATTTCCATGCCATAAAAATCTACAAGCAAACCACCCATTAACGGACCAAGCATCCGTCCGCCTGTAGCGGTGGAGTTAACAATTCCTTGATAAAACCCCTCCCGCCCTTTAGGTGCGAGCTCATTGGCAACGGTTGGGACAGCTGGCCAAACAAACATTTCCCCAATTGTCATGATAATCATTGCTACAACAAAGGCTGTGTATTGCTCTGCTATGCCAACTAAGGCAAAAGATAAAATAAAAATGACAAGTCCCACGATGATCTGGGTTTTTAAAGTTTTTGTATATTTTTTTACGATAAAAGAGATCAACGGTTGGGTCAAAACAATCAGCGCCCCGTTTATGGTCCAGAGAATACTGTATTGTGTAAGTGGTATTCCTAGTGCCTTCGTGTGAGTCGCAATTGTTGTCTGCCATTGAACGTAGCCCATCCAACAGAGCAGGTACCCAATGCAAATCGTTAAAAGTGCGTAAAGTTTTGTATGATCTTTTATTTTTTTCTGTTGATCGAGGACAGAAGTTTGAACAGCAGGATTTGCCTGTATGCTCTTATACCCAAACATGGCAATTAGGAAAAATATCGCATAAGTAACGGTGTTAGCGATAAATATGTAGTCAAAGCGAATATTTGCTACAAGTCCGCCAAGTGCCGCTCCAATTGCCACACCAAGATTTTGCGAAACGTACATTGAATTAAACGCTTTGCGGCCACCTTCCTTCCAAACAGAGCCTGCCATCGCGTACATAGAAGGAAAAACAATCCCTGACCCAAAACCGATGATAGCGAGAAAAACCACAAAGAACGGCCATGAGTGGTTGATGGTCATACCAATAAGCGCTGTGATGGTAATGGAGATTCCTATTAATATCGATTTGTAGCCTCCTATTTTGTCAAACAAGACACCACCAATTAGGTTTCCAATCACGCTTGCCCCCGCATTCAGCATAAGCACAAGCCCTGCTACAGAAAGGGATTTCCCGAGAATATTGTGTATATAAATGGTATTTAACGGCCATAAAAAAGAGGCCCCTGTAACGTTAATTGCCATGCCAATAACCAATAACCACAGAGACCGGGGCATTTTCAACATGAGGATGCCCTCCTTACTATTATTTCGAAACCCAAAGTAATTGTAAGGCCTTTTTATAGCTGTTTCAATAAAAATATTTCGGTGGAAGGAAATGTAATATTTCTGATTATTTTAGCAAATTTACCTTCAAAATAAAGAGCAGCTCAAATGGCTGCCTCCACTTTTGGCTATTCATTTTCACTGCGATTTTTTGAACGAACTGGTTGAGCTTTTTTTAAGTTTTTCTTTTTTACTTCCTGTACGGGATTATATTCTGCGCCCATCTCTACTGTATTTTCTGCATTTCTTGTTTTTTGCTCAGGATTGTTTTGTTTGGATCGCTTTTTCATGAAAATAAACTCCTTTTATTGTCGTAGTAGTGTCATGTCATTTTGAAGACTTTGCAGTTGCAAGCGCATGCGATTTAGCTGCTCACGCTGTTGAGCATTACAGCTTTGGGAAAGGTGCATTAAGTCATTATAAGTTGCTTCGATTTGTTCTTGAGCTTGTGTGAATTCTGTCCCATTGTAGTGTTCTAATTGCTGTGCCTCTCTGTATTGAGCATGTGCTGTTCTTAACGTATCCTCACACTGCTGGATAAATTGTTCGACTGAATCTCTTGTTGCCATAGTTTTCACCCCGCAAATTTTCTTGTATCGCTATTATTTTGTACAATTTTTTACGCTACATGCGAAAAATATAGATGCCATTGTAGTAGGTCAATCCATCATGATAAAATTATTTGTCAGTGCAAAAAGAGGAGGAACAAGGATGACGCATCCAACCAAACACAATCCGTTCCCATATTCCGTTGAGGATAAACGATATCATACATGGAACTATCATTTACGAAACCATTTTGGACATAAAGTATTTAAAGTAGCCCTTGATGGGGGCTTTGACTGCCCGAATCGTGACGGCACCGTTGCCCATGGTGGCTGTACGTTTTGCAGTGCAGCAGGATCTGGTGATTTTGCTGGGAACAGAGCAGACGATCTTCTAACCCAATTCCATGAAATAAAAACAAAGATGCATCATAAGTGGAAAGATGGCAAATACATGGCTTATTTCCAAGCCTTTACGAATACACATGCGCCTGTTAGTGAGCTGCGGGAAAAGTATGAAACCGTGCTGAACCAAGAAGGAGTGGTAGGACTCTCCATTGGAACACGCCCTGATTGCCTGCCGGATGATGTGGTGCAGTACTTGGCAGAACTAAATGAACGCACCTATTTATGGGTGGAGCTTGGTTTACAAACGGTGCACGAACGTACCGCTCTTCTCATTAATCGTGCCCATGATTTTGATACTTATGTGGAGGGCGTGAACAAGCTGCGCAAGCATGGAATTCGGGTGTGTTCCCATATTATTGATGGGCTTCCTTTGGAGAATTACGATATGATGATGGATACTGCCAAAGCGGTTGCCAAGCTTGATGTACAGGGAATAAAAATTCATCTGTTGCATCTATTGAAAGGAACACCAATGGTAAAGCAATATGAAAAAGGGATGCTCGAGTTTTTAGGGTTTGAAGAATACGTAAACCTTGTTTGTGACCAATTAGAAATCTTACCACCTGAAATGATAGTCCATCGCATAACCGGCGATGGTCCAATCGATATTATGATCGGCCCGATGTGGAGTGTGGATAAATGGTCGGTGCTAAACGCGATTGATGCGGAGCTGAAAAGGCGTGATAGCTGGCAGGGGAAATTTTACAGTGCTACTGGTGGTGTCTTAAAGTGAAATTAGAGCGAGTACTTCCTTATAGTAAAAAGATTTTGGGTTTAGCTGTTTCAGAAGGAGATATTGCTGTCGACTGTACAGCTGGTAATGGACATGACACGCTTTATCTTGCTGAGCTTGTTGGTTCTAGCGGTCAAGTGTATGCGTTTGATATCCAGGAGGAGGCCATTTCTAGCACCGCTTCCCTTTTGGACGAGCACCACCTCTTAGAGCGTGCCAGCTTACACCACACTGGTCATCAGCATGTATTAGATATCATACCTGCTGAAAAGCATGCGCTCATTCGAGGTGCCGTGTTTAATCTTGGGTATCTTCCTGGTGGAGATAAGGAAATTGTAACAGTCCCATCAAGCACTATTGAGGCAATCGACAAGCTTTTATCTGTGATGAAAAAAGAAGGTGTGATTGTGATTGTGGTGTATCATGGTCATCCTGAAGGTGCAATAGAGCGAGATGCGCTGCTTGAGTATGTTTGTGGTTTGGACCAAAAGCGGGCCCACGTTCTTCAGTACCGTTTTATGAATCAGGTCAACAATCCGCCGTTTATTATTGCGATTGAGAAGAAGTAAGGTGGTGTTGATCCCCTGTGAGTCACGCTGATGCTTGGTTGGCGGGGGATTTTTATTGTGGTGGATACTTGGGAACGCGTTCTTGCGAAATTTGCTGAAAATTGTCGAATGGCCTTTATCTTGCCTCAAATGGACAAATAAATTAAAAAGTGGATTAATTAATTCTAAAGTCGCTTAATTATCGAAAAGTTGGATTAATTATTCAAAAAGTGGATTAATTATTCAAAAAGTGGATTAATTATCCTCCCACGCCTTCCCCATTCACCTAAATTACCTCCTCCCATAAAAAAAGAGAGCCAAAAATCGGCTCTCCCCCACTAAAATTGACTTCTAGAATTCATAATATCTCTTCCACCCCAAAACCTAGCGTGTAATTTTCAGCCAAACCCACAAAACACACAGTCGGCCACCATCATTCTCCTTACATTACACCCCGCCAGTCCTGAAACCGTCGATATGCCTTTCCGTTCACATAAAAGAAATATGCCGTTCCACCACTAGCCTTAATGATGCTCTTTGCCATAGACGAAGTATCCTTACAATCACTCACTTTTCGATCTGAGAGATACACGCCGAGTAAGCCTCTGTTAATCAGGCGGTGAAACTTTTCAAAAGGCAACCCTGCTGTATGAACATCTGCCTGTTCCATAAAGTGCTTTAAGCGATCCAGTAACTCCTGTTCATTTTCATAATAGGTACAAAAATTTAGGTCCCCACCCTCAAGATCCTCTTCCTGGTCAATAAAATAATCCAGCAGAATATGAAGGCCTTGGATATAGGGAAAATACCCACTCACAATTTTTTCCGCGTGCTCTGCTGAAAATGTTTCCCTGTACCCTTGTGACACCAAACAGAAAATTCCGAGCGTGGACCCTGAGCAGGCCGAAAACTCATGCCACTTCATTGGTGGAAGGTCTGCTTGATAATCCGAAAACCATTTCTCAAGGCGCGGCACCCGCTCCTCAACGGCCACATGCTTATGTACTTGTAGATCACAATAGTACCTTGCCAGCTTTAACAGATGTGGAGCAATTATTGAATAGCTCCCCAGTTCCCCCAACACACGCTGACACGTAGACACCAAATCAGAAAGATATCCAGCGTCCTCCTGCTCCTCCCGATAACGATAATAATCACGTAAAGGGTTTCCGACAGTTAACGCATCTAGCATTGATTCATGTAAGGCCGTAAAATCGTCTGGACAAAGGGACGTACTGCGATCGCACAAATTATCGAGATAATCACTGATGGTCTGATAGGTAACAATAAATTTCACGGCACTCTTGAAATCAGCTCCTGCCAATAACGAAAGAATTCCCCCACCTTCACAATGAAAGGCTTTACTTTCGATGCTAGCAAGCGCTTGGTTTCGAAGCTCCCTATCTGGAATTTCTTCTGCCCGCCTCTTCCAATAGTCCAACTCCTCATAAACAACAGGGAACACATCGCGGTACACCCTCTTCATTAACGAAAAAGGGTGAGTGGGTACTTTCACCATTAATCACTTCCTTCAATTTGTAGGTTCACAAACGCTTTGGCGTACCGGAAAACCCGGTCCCGCTCTGGTTCATTAAAGATTTCGTGATAAAGTCCTTCCCATTCTTTATAGTTTTTTTCTTTTACTCCGAGGGAATTAAACCATGTCTCAGAAGCAAATTTATCTACAATCAAATCGTCCCCTGCCTGCATCATTAGAACTGGTATATCTGGAAATTTGTCAATTCCGGTAAAAGCCAGGTTCATGGATTGGACAAGCTCTCGGTACCAACGAACAGAAACTTTAGTTATATATAAAGCATCTCCAGAAGCAACCTTTCTTACTTCTTCATTTCTTGTTGCTTTATCAATTGTCAGACCTGTTTCAAATTTTATTTTCGGCAAAATAAAATTCAGCCCTTTTGAGAGAACATCCAATCCTTTTGTAGGATGGTGAAGCAGCTTCAAGCATGGAGAAGACAAAATAACTCCCTCTACCAACAATGGACTTTTTTCCTGAAGGGTTCTAATTACGGCAAGTCCACCCATACTATGTCCAAAAATAAAGACAGGCGGCTTTAGAAGATAGGCCTCTTTGATCCATTTTTCCACTTCTTCTATATATTCATCAAAGTTATCAATATGTCCTCTTCTACGAGTGGAAAGTCCTTGCCCTGGCAAATCCCCCATGATGACACTAAATCCATTTTTCTTCCACTGATCCATCAACCACGTATACCTGCCATGATGCTCTTGTGCGCCATGGACAATCACAATGGTACCTTTTGGATTTTCCGCCTCCCATTTCCACATTTCCTAACACTCCCTTAAAAATATATTGCTTTCTGATATAATAAAATATATCCATTATCTCTTACAAGCTGGAGGAACTCAATGTATAAAATATACCCATATCTTGAAAAAACACCACAAATTGATGAAACTGTTTATCTAGCAGACTTCTCCGTAGTCACCGGTGATGTAACGATAGGTAAAGAGAGCAGCATCTGGTTTCATACTGTCATTCGCGGGGATGTTGCACCAACCATCATTGGTGACCGAGTGAATATCCAAGATCAATCTCTGCTTCACCAAAGTCCTAACAACCCCATGATTATTGAAGATGATGTCACAGTTGGACATCAATGTACCTTACATAGTGCGATTGTTCGAAAAAACGCCTTGATTGGCATGGGATCGATCATTTTAGATGGTGCCGAAATCGGAGAAGGAGCGTTTATTGGAGCGGGAAGCCTCGTTCCTCCCGGGAAAAAAATCCCTGCTAACTCTCTAGCCTTTGGCCGCCCTGCTAAAGTGGTAAGGGAACTAACAGAGGAAGATAAGTTAGATATGGCCAGAATAAGAAGAGAGTACGTCGAAAAAGGGCAATTTTATAAATCAGTCCAAAAATAAAATTCCACCACACACCACCTTATTCACAGGTGGTGTGTTTTATTTTTAATAGTTTGTAAATTTTTACTGATA
Proteins encoded:
- a CDS encoding class I SAM-dependent methyltransferase, whose protein sequence is MKLERVLPYSKKILGLAVSEGDIAVDCTAGNGHDTLYLAELVGSSGQVYAFDIQEEAISSTASLLDEHHLLERASLHHTGHQHVLDIIPAEKHALIRGAVFNLGYLPGGDKEIVTVPSSTIEAIDKLLSVMKKEGVIVIVVYHGHPEGAIERDALLEYVCGLDQKRAHVLQYRFMNQVNNPPFIIAIEKK
- a CDS encoding alpha/beta hydrolase produces the protein MWKWEAENPKGTIVIVHGAQEHHGRYTWLMDQWKKNGFSVIMGDLPGQGLSTRRRGHIDNFDEYIEEVEKWIKEAYLLKPPVFIFGHSMGGLAVIRTLQEKSPLLVEGVILSSPCLKLLHHPTKGLDVLSKGLNFILPKIKFETGLTIDKATRNEEVRKVASGDALYITKVSVRWYRELVQSMNLAFTGIDKFPDIPVLMMQAGDDLIVDKFASETWFNSLGVKEKNYKEWEGLYHEIFNEPERDRVFRYAKAFVNLQIEGSD
- a CDS encoding YtzC family protein — encoded protein: MATRDSVEQFIQQCEDTLRTAHAQYREAQQLEHYNGTEFTQAQEQIEATYNDLMHLSQSCNAQQREQLNRMRLQLQSLQNDMTLLRQ
- a CDS encoding gamma carbonic anhydrase family protein yields the protein MYKIYPYLEKTPQIDETVYLADFSVVTGDVTIGKESSIWFHTVIRGDVAPTIIGDRVNIQDQSLLHQSPNNPMIIEDDVTVGHQCTLHSAIVRKNALIGMGSIILDGAEIGEGAFIGAGSLVPPGKKIPANSLAFGRPAKVVRELTEEDKLDMARIRREYVEKGQFYKSVQK
- a CDS encoding glycogen biosynthesis protein GlgD, with protein sequence MKKRSKQNNPEQKTRNAENTVEMGAEYNPVQEVKKKNLKKAQPVRSKNRSENE
- a CDS encoding tetraprenyl-beta-curcumene synthase family protein: MKVPTHPFSLMKRVYRDVFPVVYEELDYWKRRAEEIPDRELRNQALASIESKAFHCEGGGILSLLAGADFKSAVKFIVTYQTISDYLDNLCDRSTSLCPDDFTALHESMLDALTVGNPLRDYYRYREEQEDAGYLSDLVSTCQRVLGELGSYSIIAPHLLKLARYYCDLQVHKHVAVEERVPRLEKWFSDYQADLPPMKWHEFSACSGSTLGIFCLVSQGYRETFSAEHAEKIVSGYFPYIQGLHILLDYFIDQEEDLEGGDLNFCTYYENEQELLDRLKHFMEQADVHTAGLPFEKFHRLINRGLLGVYLSDRKVSDCKDTSSMAKSIIKASGGTAYFFYVNGKAYRRFQDWRGVM
- a CDS encoding TIGR01212 family radical SAM protein (This family includes YhcC from E. coli K-12, an uncharacterized radical SAM protein.), which gives rise to MTHPTKHNPFPYSVEDKRYHTWNYHLRNHFGHKVFKVALDGGFDCPNRDGTVAHGGCTFCSAAGSGDFAGNRADDLLTQFHEIKTKMHHKWKDGKYMAYFQAFTNTHAPVSELREKYETVLNQEGVVGLSIGTRPDCLPDDVVQYLAELNERTYLWVELGLQTVHERTALLINRAHDFDTYVEGVNKLRKHGIRVCSHIIDGLPLENYDMMMDTAKAVAKLDVQGIKIHLLHLLKGTPMVKQYEKGMLEFLGFEEYVNLVCDQLEILPPEMIVHRITGDGPIDIMIGPMWSVDKWSVLNAIDAELKRRDSWQGKFYSATGGVLK